The stretch of DNA AAAGAGATGTAGACGTTGATCGTTCTTTGTTAACAACTGACCCATACGAAGTAATTAATGACCCAGAAATTGATGTTGTTGTAGAAGTGATGGGAGGAGTAGAGGAAACACGTCGTTACATAATCGACGCTCTTCAATTAAAAAAACAAGTTGTAACAGCAAATAAAGATTTAATTGCACTTCATGGCTCTGAGCTACAAAAAATAGCAGTAGACAATGGATGTGATTTATTTTATGAAGCAAGTGTTGCGGGTGGGGTTCCGATTATTCGTGGACTAACAGAAGGACTCGCTTCGGACAAAATTCAGAAGATGATGGGAATTGTAAACGGGACGACTAATTACATTTTAACGAAGATGTCGAAAGAAGGTTTAGCATACGATTCCGTCTTAAAAGAAGCGCAAGATTTAGGTTTTGCTGAAAGTGACCCGACTTCTGACGTAGAAGGTCTTGATGCAGCTCGTAAAATGGCAATTTTATCACGCTTAGCTTTTTCTATGGATATAGAGCTTGATGATGTATCTGTCCGAGGGATGTCAAACGTAACACAAGAAGATTTAAAATACGGAAATATGCTTGGTTACACGATGAAGTTAATCGGATATGCTGAGCAGGAAGACAACCGAGCGGAAGTGAGTGTCCAACCGACATTTTTAGATAATAGTCATCCTCTAGCATCCGTAAACAATGAGTACAATGCTGTCTATGTTTATGGAGAAGCGGTAGGAGAGACGATGTTTTATGGTCCAGGAGCAGGTAGTTTACCAACAGCCACTTCTATCGTAAGTGACTTGTTAACAGTTGTAAAAAATATGCGACTCGGAGTTAATGGGCGAAGTGTGCTTGCACCTCAATTCAGTCGCCAATTAAAATCAGCAGACGAACGTTATGCGAAATATTTTATTCGATTACATGTGCTTGATGAAGTTGGAGTCTTTGCTGGTTTAACTCAACTGTTTTCCGATAATTCAATCAGTTTTGAGAAAATATTGCAGCTACCTCTTGATGAAAAAGGGTTAGCCGAAATTGTCATTGTTACTCATAGAGCATCTCTCGCAAACTATGAAAATGTACTAGCGAAATTGAGTGATCTTCCTGTAGTGAACGCAGTGAAAAGTCTTTATTTAGTTGAAGGTGGGGGACAAAAATGAAGTGGGAAGGATTATTAAAACAATATAAAGAGTTTCTACCTGTAACAAATAATACTCCAGAGCTTTCATTGATGGAAGGAAATACACCATTAATTCCATTAAAAAATATATCGAAAAAATTAGGAATCGATCTTTATGTAAAAACGGAAGGAACAAATCCGACGGGGTCATTTAAAGATCGTGGAATGGTTATGGCAGTAGCAAAAGCAAAAGAGGAAGGAAGTAGTACAGTTATTTGTGCATCAACTGGAAATACGTCCGCTGCTGCCGCTGCCTATGCAGCAAGAGCTGGTATGCGTGCAATTATCGTCATACCGGAAGGGAAAATCGCAATGGGGAAATTGGCGCAAGCAGTCATGTACGGAGCAGAAATTGTTGCGATTGAAGGGAACTTCGACGATGCATTAAAAATGGTTAGAAGTATTAGTGAACGCTCTCCGGTAACGCTCGTAAATTCCGTTAATCCTTATCGTATTGAAGGACAAAAAACCGCAGCGTTCGAAATATGTGATCAATTAGGAAAAGCACCAGATGTTTTAGCTATACCTGTAGGAAATGCTGGTAATATTACAGCGTATTGGAAAGGGTTCAAAGAATATAACGAAAAATATAGCACAGGACTGCCTCAAATGCATGGATTTGAAGCAGAAGGAGCAGCAGCCATTGTGAAAAACGAAGTAATTGAAGAGCCAGAAACGATAGCAACTGCAATTAGAATTGGTAATCCAGCAAGCTGGGAATACGCGGTAGCTGCAAGAGACGAATCAGGTGGAAAAATCGACTTAGTTACCGATGATGAAATACTAGAAGCCTTCAGGTTAATTGCGAAAGAAGAAGGTGTATTTGCGGAACCTGCTTCTTGTGCTTCTATTGCTGGTGTGATGAAACAGCTTAAATCTGGAGAAATTCAGTTAGGTGCTACAGTAGTAGCGGTGTTAACAGGTAATGGGTTAAAAGACCCACAAACAGCAATGGAACAAGTTCAAAAAGAACGAGTATTATTACCAAACGATGAGAAAGTAGTGGCACAATTTATTGAAGGAGTCGTTACAGCATGAGTACGTCCGTAACTTTACAATTTCCGGCGAGTACAGCAAATTTAGGGCCAGGTTTTGATAGTTTAGGCCTAGCCTTAAATTTGTACTTAACGCTTGAAATAACAAGGTCCTCCGACTGGAAGATTGAATGCCGATCACCGTTACTTAGCAGCTTGCCAACGGACGAAACGAATCTTATCTATCAAGTTGCTACTCTAACAGCTGAGCGCTATAACGCGGTCCTTCCGCCTTTGCATATCGTCATTGATAGTGAAATTCCTCTTGCTCGTGGACTTGGAAGTAGTGCAGCTGCAATTGCTGCTGGAATTGAAGTGGCGAATTATTTTGCTCAGTTAGAGTTGACTCTTGAGGAGAAACTGTTAATTGGTAACGAAATAGAAGGACATCCAGATAATATTGGTGCATGTATTTTTGGAGGGCTAGTAGCAGGTGTATCTATTGGAGAGGTAGTTGAAGTCGTTCAGTTACCAAAGCCTAACATAGATATTGTGGTGACTATTCCGCCGTATGAAGTGAAAACGGAAGTTGCTAGAAAAGTATTGCCAGAACAGCTTACAAGAGAAGAAGCAGTATTAGGTAGTGCAGTAGCCAATGTTTTAATTGCTGCGCTGCTTACGGAAAACTACGAATTAGCAGGAAAAATGATGGAGAAGGACCGTTTTCATGAACCGCATCGACTTCCGTTAATACCAGAGTTAACGGAAGCGCGTAATTTTGGGAAAGAAGCGGGAGCTATCGCAACGGTTATTAGTGGTGCTGGGCCAACGATATTAACGTTTGCCCCAAAAGGAACGGGTGAATATATTGCCTCTCTGTTCCAAAGAAGATTTTCACATTGTACCGTTAAACAACTTCAAATTCATTGTAATAATCTGGAGTATAACTATTAATCTATTAAAAAAGGAAAGTACCTGCTAACTTTTCTTTTTCTTTCCTTTAGATAAAGGTATCTTGTATAGACAACATAGAACAGAAACTATTTTTAAGATTGATATGGAAGTTTTTATGTAAGGGTTTTCATTAAAAAGTTCAAAAATATTTTAAAATCTCGCAAACATGCATCGTTATCATAATGTAAGCGATTTCTTATATATCAGATAAATCTAAATTATCTAAAAATTTTTAAAAACCTATTGACCTTAAGGCTGAACGGGCGTATTATTGTCCTCAATCAAAGAATTTTCAGAAATCAACAAACTAGTTAATCTAGTTAAAAATGACAAATATTTTTTTAAATTACACACTTTAACGCGTTTATGTAATTAAGTGGAATCATCAAGAGAGGAGAGAACACTTTGAGTGAACAATGGATTTATTTAGACGGCAAATTTGTTACGAAAAAAGATGCGGTAGTTTCGGTTTACGATCACGGTTTCTTATATGGAGATGGAGTGTTCGAGGGAATACGAGTTTATAGTGGGAATGTATTCCGCCTCCAAGAGCATATTGACCGCCTATACGATTCTGCGAAATCGATCATGTTATCGATACCACAGACGAAAGAGGAAATGACAGAAATTATCGTTGAAACGTTAAGAAAAAACGAATATAAAGATGCATATATACGAGTTGTCGTTTCAAGAGGTGTTGGGAATTTAGGTCTTGACCCATTCACTTGTAAAAATCCGCAAGTCATTGTTATTGCAGAACAATTAGCACTATACCCGAAAGAAATGTATGAGAGCGGTATAGACATTGTCTCAGTAGCTAGCAGAAGAAATCGTTCGGATGTATTATCACCGAAAGTAAAATCGCTAAACTATTTAAATAACATCCTTGTAAAAATTGAAGCTAACTTAGCTGGGGTTGGAGAAGCTTTAATGCTTAACGACCAAGGATATGTGGCAGAAGGTTCCGCTGATAACATTTTTATCGTAAAAGGAAATGTTATTAAAACACCTCCAGGTTATGTTGGAGCGTTAGAAGGAATTACGCGAAATGCGATTATCGATATAGCAAAAGAAAAAGGGTTTGACATAAGGGAAGAGGTCTTTACGAGACATGATGTTTATACAGCAGATGAAGTATTTTTAACTGGTACTGCCGTAGAAGTCATCGCCGTTGTCAAAGTAGATGGTAGAACAATTGGTGAAGGTACTCCAGGTCCTTATACGAAAGAGTTGCTTGAAGATTTTCGTAAAGCAGTTACAAGTGACGGAGTGAAAGTTTATCCGAATGAAAAAATTCAAGCGGTGTAAAAGTAGTTGGAGGAGATATAAATGCGTAGCGATATGATCAAAAAAGGAGTGGACCGTGCACCTCACCGGAGCTTACTTTATGCGACAGGGGTAAAAAGAGAAGATTTAGATAAGCCGTTTATCGGTGTTTGTAACTCTTATATAGACATTATTCCAGGTCACGTACACTTAAGGCAATTTGCAGATGTTGTAAAAGAAGCAATTCGTGAAGCAGGTGGAATTCCATTCGAATTTAACACTATTGGTGTCGATGACGGAATAGCAATGGGGCATATCGGAATGAGATACTCGCTCCCAAGCCGAGAGATTATTGCGGATTCAGCAGAAACAGTTATAAATGCACATTGGTTCGATGGAGTTTTTTATATACCAAACTGTGACAAAATTACACCAGGTATGTTAATGGCGGCAGCTAGAACGAATGTCCCTTCCGTATTTGTTTCAGGAGGTCCGATGGAAGCAGGTAGAACAAAAGATGGGAAACCACTATCTCTTGCATCTGTCTTTGAAGGAGTAGGCTCACTTATGTCAGGAAAAATGACAAGGGAAGAGCTATTAGAGATCGAAATGAGTGCATGTCCAACTTGTGGATCTTGTTCTGGAATGTTCACTGCTAATTCAATGAATACGATTATGGAAATGCTCGGATTGGCACTACCGGGGAATGGAACAATCGTTGCAACTTCAGATGAACGCAAAAATTTAATAAAAGAAGCTGCAAAAAGTCTGGTAGAAATGGTGAAAAAGGATATTCGTCCTAGAGATATTATTACAAAAGAAGCAATTGATGATGCGTTCGCTCTTGATATGGCAATGGGTGGTTCCACTAATACAGTACTGCATGTGTTAGCAATCGCCAATGAAGCAGAGATAGATTATGACTTAAAAAGAGTGAATGAAATTGCTCAACGTGTTCCTTATTTATCGAAAATCAGTCCTGCATCAGATTACAGTATGCAAGATGTACATGAAGCAGGTGGTGTTAATGCCATTATTAAGGAATTGTGCAATATAGAAGGTGCAATCCATCCAGATCGTTTAACAATTACAGGAAAATC from Sutcliffiella cohnii encodes:
- a CDS encoding homoserine dehydrogenase; translation: MRENVNVGLLGLGTVGTGVVKMIQRQQEQLFHQVGCSVSIKKVLVKNVDKERDVDVDRSLLTTDPYEVINDPEIDVVVEVMGGVEETRRYIIDALQLKKQVVTANKDLIALHGSELQKIAVDNGCDLFYEASVAGGVPIIRGLTEGLASDKIQKMMGIVNGTTNYILTKMSKEGLAYDSVLKEAQDLGFAESDPTSDVEGLDAARKMAILSRLAFSMDIELDDVSVRGMSNVTQEDLKYGNMLGYTMKLIGYAEQEDNRAEVSVQPTFLDNSHPLASVNNEYNAVYVYGEAVGETMFYGPGAGSLPTATSIVSDLLTVVKNMRLGVNGRSVLAPQFSRQLKSADERYAKYFIRLHVLDEVGVFAGLTQLFSDNSISFEKILQLPLDEKGLAEIVIVTHRASLANYENVLAKLSDLPVVNAVKSLYLVEGGGQK
- the thrC gene encoding threonine synthase — translated: MKWEGLLKQYKEFLPVTNNTPELSLMEGNTPLIPLKNISKKLGIDLYVKTEGTNPTGSFKDRGMVMAVAKAKEEGSSTVICASTGNTSAAAAAYAARAGMRAIIVIPEGKIAMGKLAQAVMYGAEIVAIEGNFDDALKMVRSISERSPVTLVNSVNPYRIEGQKTAAFEICDQLGKAPDVLAIPVGNAGNITAYWKGFKEYNEKYSTGLPQMHGFEAEGAAAIVKNEVIEEPETIATAIRIGNPASWEYAVAARDESGGKIDLVTDDEILEAFRLIAKEEGVFAEPASCASIAGVMKQLKSGEIQLGATVVAVLTGNGLKDPQTAMEQVQKERVLLPNDEKVVAQFIEGVVTA
- the thrB gene encoding homoserine kinase; its protein translation is MSTSVTLQFPASTANLGPGFDSLGLALNLYLTLEITRSSDWKIECRSPLLSSLPTDETNLIYQVATLTAERYNAVLPPLHIVIDSEIPLARGLGSSAAAIAAGIEVANYFAQLELTLEEKLLIGNEIEGHPDNIGACIFGGLVAGVSIGEVVEVVQLPKPNIDIVVTIPPYEVKTEVARKVLPEQLTREEAVLGSAVANVLIAALLTENYELAGKMMEKDRFHEPHRLPLIPELTEARNFGKEAGAIATVISGAGPTILTFAPKGTGEYIASLFQRRFSHCTVKQLQIHCNNLEYNY
- the ilvE gene encoding branched-chain-amino-acid transaminase, with translation MSEQWIYLDGKFVTKKDAVVSVYDHGFLYGDGVFEGIRVYSGNVFRLQEHIDRLYDSAKSIMLSIPQTKEEMTEIIVETLRKNEYKDAYIRVVVSRGVGNLGLDPFTCKNPQVIVIAEQLALYPKEMYESGIDIVSVASRRNRSDVLSPKVKSLNYLNNILVKIEANLAGVGEALMLNDQGYVAEGSADNIFIVKGNVIKTPPGYVGALEGITRNAIIDIAKEKGFDIREEVFTRHDVYTADEVFLTGTAVEVIAVVKVDGRTIGEGTPGPYTKELLEDFRKAVTSDGVKVYPNEKIQAV
- the ilvD gene encoding dihydroxy-acid dehydratase, which encodes MRSDMIKKGVDRAPHRSLLYATGVKREDLDKPFIGVCNSYIDIIPGHVHLRQFADVVKEAIREAGGIPFEFNTIGVDDGIAMGHIGMRYSLPSREIIADSAETVINAHWFDGVFYIPNCDKITPGMLMAAARTNVPSVFVSGGPMEAGRTKDGKPLSLASVFEGVGSLMSGKMTREELLEIEMSACPTCGSCSGMFTANSMNTIMEMLGLALPGNGTIVATSDERKNLIKEAAKSLVEMVKKDIRPRDIITKEAIDDAFALDMAMGGSTNTVLHVLAIANEAEIDYDLKRVNEIAQRVPYLSKISPASDYSMQDVHEAGGVNAIIKELCNIEGAIHPDRLTITGKSIYENVKDAEILNDKVIRRVDNPYSPVGGLSVLYGNIAPDGGVIKVGAVDPSIQTFEGEAIVFESQEEAQKGIDEGTVKEGHVVVIRYEGPKGGPGMPEMLAPTSAIAGRGLSTKVALITDGRFSGASRGISIGHISPEAAEGGPIAFVENGDIISIDLPNRTINLKVSEEELSKRKADWKQLEPKIKKGYLARYAKLVTNASTGGIMKI